The proteins below are encoded in one region of Microbispora sp. NBC_01189:
- a CDS encoding GNAT family N-acetyltransferase, with translation MTGTLSAGHPLDNPVWASLTGPHAHLAERHGNALRYPADVSPFHTLPDDPGPGDWNDLAVLAGPGATIPVTGVTPPDGWEVVAHGAGVQLVGDDVVPAWDDEAVRLGAADVPDVLDLVERTQPGPFRPRTIELGVYLGIRRRGALVAMAGERLHPPGWTEISAVCTDPAFRRQGLAARLVLAVAAGIRARGEIPFLHAAESNVDAIRLYETLGFRLRRRTTFTAVRVPADVPVG, from the coding sequence ATGACAGGCACTTTGAGCGCCGGGCACCCCCTCGACAACCCCGTCTGGGCGTCGCTGACCGGCCCCCACGCCCACCTGGCCGAACGGCACGGCAACGCGTTGCGCTACCCCGCCGACGTCTCCCCCTTCCACACCCTGCCCGACGATCCCGGCCCCGGCGACTGGAACGACCTCGCCGTGCTCGCCGGGCCCGGCGCGACGATCCCGGTCACCGGCGTCACCCCTCCCGACGGGTGGGAGGTGGTGGCGCACGGCGCCGGCGTGCAGCTGGTCGGCGACGACGTGGTCCCGGCGTGGGACGACGAAGCCGTCCGTCTGGGGGCGGCCGACGTGCCGGACGTGCTGGACCTCGTGGAGCGCACCCAGCCCGGCCCGTTCCGGCCGCGCACCATCGAGCTCGGCGTCTACCTGGGCATCCGCCGGCGCGGCGCGCTGGTCGCGATGGCCGGGGAACGGCTGCACCCGCCCGGCTGGACGGAGATCAGCGCGGTCTGCACCGACCCGGCCTTCCGGCGGCAGGGTCTGGCGGCCCGGCTGGTGCTGGCCGTCGCCGCCGGTATCCGCGCCCGCGGCGAGATCCCGTTCCTGCACGCCGCCGAGAGCAACGTCGACGCCATCCGCCTGTACGAGACGCTCGGCTTCCGCCTCCGCCGCCGGACGACCTTCACCGCCGTCCGCGTGCCCGCCGACGTGCCGGTCGGCTGA
- a CDS encoding DedA family protein translates to MDAIVNWLSGLSGIVVYVVVAALVFAEDALFVGFVIPGETAVVLGGVLAGQDRLSVWWLALVAVLAAVAGDSVGYAIGRRIGSGLLDTRPLRRRRERVERAREMVRRWGPQAVFLGRFVAFLRALIPTLAGAARMEYRWFLLFNMLGGVLWGVGYTLLGYFAGTAYRQVESAVGGVAAAVVAAAVVIALVVWRVRAHRKAAGRSPRS, encoded by the coding sequence GTGGATGCGATCGTCAACTGGCTTTCGGGCCTGTCGGGCATCGTGGTCTACGTGGTCGTGGCCGCTCTGGTCTTCGCCGAGGACGCGCTGTTCGTGGGGTTCGTGATCCCGGGTGAGACGGCCGTCGTGCTGGGCGGCGTGCTGGCCGGCCAGGACAGGCTCTCGGTGTGGTGGCTCGCGCTCGTGGCGGTGCTGGCCGCCGTCGCGGGCGACAGCGTGGGCTACGCCATCGGCCGGCGCATCGGCTCCGGCCTCCTGGACACGCGTCCGCTGCGCCGCCGCCGGGAGCGGGTGGAGCGGGCCCGGGAGATGGTGCGCCGATGGGGGCCCCAGGCGGTGTTCCTCGGCCGGTTCGTGGCGTTCCTGCGTGCCCTGATACCGACCCTGGCCGGGGCCGCGCGAATGGAGTATCGGTGGTTCCTGCTGTTCAACATGCTGGGCGGGGTGCTCTGGGGAGTCGGATACACCCTCCTGGGCTACTTCGCCGGGACGGCGTACCGGCAGGTGGAGTCGGCCGTCGGCGGGGTGGCCGCGGCCGTCGTCGCCGCGGCCGTCGTGATCGCCCTGGTCGTGTGGCGCGTCCGCGCGCACAGGAAGGCCGCGGGGAGATCCCCTCGCTCGTGA
- a CDS encoding sensor histidine kinase, translating to MLVDLLLAAAVIAFTIPTTVIGHSFSLWHGVSPPVELGVGSATAATMLLRRRTPWPAIVASVVCACLIGQTVPMVLAVFSLTAEHRTRSWTYVALALMAVYLVVDYENPYTDRIFYLSVVRALTLVYLPALVGTWVYDHRRRFRELKAGVREREESAVLEERRRIARELHDTVTHAVTGMVLNAGLIRDPVDPADIPDLAEGIEDKGVEALGELRQLLTMLRREGVPVVEAAEAVARLAEEARAAGLRVDVRLDVPPGVLPPEVTHVCYRLVQEGLNNVRRHAPDSDVQITGMIERDHVDISVVNTAGGTASRIASQTAGGTAGGAVGGTASGAVSGTAGAADPGGQKAARTPRLRGAGYGLTGIRERVALLGGSLTAGPAPGGGFVLAARLPLGACGKDAALPAKRSVRG from the coding sequence GTGCTGGTCGACCTGCTGCTCGCCGCCGCCGTCATCGCGTTCACGATCCCGACGACGGTGATAGGTCACTCCTTCTCGCTGTGGCACGGCGTGTCCCCACCGGTGGAGCTCGGCGTCGGATCGGCCACCGCCGCGACCATGCTGCTGCGGCGTCGCACCCCCTGGCCGGCGATCGTCGCCAGTGTGGTCTGCGCCTGCCTCATCGGCCAGACGGTGCCGATGGTCCTCGCCGTCTTCTCGCTGACGGCGGAGCACCGCACGCGCTCGTGGACGTACGTGGCGCTGGCGCTCATGGCGGTGTACCTCGTGGTCGACTACGAGAACCCCTACACGGACCGGATCTTCTACCTGAGCGTGGTGCGCGCGCTGACGCTCGTCTACCTGCCCGCGCTGGTCGGCACCTGGGTGTACGACCACCGGCGGCGGTTCCGGGAGCTGAAAGCCGGGGTGCGCGAGCGCGAGGAGTCGGCCGTCCTGGAGGAGCGGCGCAGGATCGCCCGGGAGTTGCACGACACCGTGACGCACGCGGTCACCGGCATGGTCCTCAACGCGGGCCTCATCCGCGATCCGGTGGACCCCGCCGACATCCCCGATCTCGCCGAGGGGATCGAGGACAAGGGCGTCGAGGCGCTCGGCGAGCTGCGCCAGCTGCTCACCATGCTCCGCCGGGAGGGCGTGCCGGTGGTGGAGGCGGCCGAGGCGGTCGCCCGCCTGGCCGAGGAGGCGAGGGCCGCCGGGCTGCGGGTCGACGTCCGGCTCGACGTCCCCCCGGGAGTGTTGCCGCCGGAGGTGACGCACGTGTGCTACCGGCTCGTCCAGGAAGGGCTGAACAACGTGCGCAGGCACGCCCCCGATTCCGACGTCCAGATCACCGGCATGATCGAGCGCGACCACGTGGACATCTCCGTGGTCAACACCGCGGGCGGCACCGCGAGCCGCATCGCGAGCCAGACCGCGGGCGGCACGGCGGGCGGCGCAGTGGGCGGCACGGCGAGCGGCGCGGTGAGCGGCACGGCGGGCGCCGCGGATCCCGGCGGGCAGAAGGCGGCCAGGACGCCGCGGCTGCGCGGCGCGGGCTACGGGCTCACCGGCATCAGGGAGCGCGTCGCCCTGCTGGGCGGCAGCCTCACCGCGGGACCGGCACCCGGCGGCGGCTTCGTCCTCGCGGCCCGGCTCCCGCTCGGCGCCTGCGGAAAGGACGCCGCCCTTCCCGCCAAGCGGAGCGTCCGCGGCTGA
- a CDS encoding molybdopterin-dependent oxidoreductase — protein MDPRFTTTTTTDDREAGRKTGRRMPGEGEPPPPPVSPPGIRKPLPARLFAVHGTNAETRWEALRGEGDLTPDRLFFVRNHTSTPLIDAGSWRLTLWGSGLRGGPVSFTYRDLLAMPAEEVTAFLECAGNGRSLYGEQQGEEVSGTPWRLGAVGVARWRGVPLAALLGRAGMTARAVALMPRGLDPDYVEGGENLGRVRRPLPVTKALDDVLVAYEMNGRPLPPDHGFPARLAVPGWAGIAWTKWLGDVEVSAEQLESPWSSRLYRMHGPGHPPGGGPPLTRMGVKSAFELPWPARLRAGHGHLLHGRSWSGNGRVVRVDVSDDDGVSWRPAHLHGDSSPRGWVRWTFRWTPLGAGAAGLLARAVDETGAGQPERATSNRLGYAFDAVVRHPVVVT, from the coding sequence GTGGACCCACGTTTCACGACCACGACCACGACGGACGACCGCGAGGCGGGCCGGAAGACGGGCCGCCGGATGCCCGGAGAGGGGGAGCCGCCCCCACCTCCCGTGTCGCCGCCCGGCATCCGGAAGCCGCTGCCGGCCCGCCTGTTCGCCGTGCACGGCACCAACGCGGAGACGCGGTGGGAGGCACTGCGGGGCGAGGGCGACCTGACGCCCGACCGGCTGTTCTTCGTCCGCAACCACACGTCGACGCCCCTGATCGACGCGGGCTCGTGGCGGCTCACCCTCTGGGGGAGCGGGCTGCGCGGCGGCCCGGTCTCGTTCACCTACCGCGACCTGCTCGCCATGCCGGCCGAGGAGGTGACGGCGTTCCTCGAGTGCGCGGGCAACGGCCGGAGCCTGTACGGGGAGCAGCAGGGCGAGGAGGTGTCCGGCACCCCCTGGAGGCTGGGGGCGGTGGGGGTGGCGCGCTGGCGGGGTGTGCCGCTCGCGGCGCTGCTCGGCAGGGCGGGGATGACCGCCCGCGCGGTGGCGCTGATGCCGCGCGGGCTCGACCCCGACTACGTGGAGGGCGGCGAGAACCTCGGCCGGGTGCGCCGCCCGCTGCCTGTGACGAAAGCGCTGGACGACGTCCTGGTGGCGTACGAGATGAACGGGCGGCCACTGCCGCCCGACCACGGCTTCCCGGCGCGGCTGGCCGTGCCGGGGTGGGCCGGGATCGCCTGGACCAAGTGGCTGGGCGACGTCGAGGTGTCGGCCGAGCAGCTGGAGTCGCCGTGGAGCAGCCGCCTCTACCGCATGCACGGCCCCGGCCACCCGCCCGGGGGAGGTCCCCCGCTGACCCGGATGGGCGTGAAGAGCGCCTTCGAGCTGCCCTGGCCGGCCCGCCTCCGCGCGGGGCACGGCCACCTGCTGCACGGCCGGTCGTGGTCCGGCAACGGCCGCGTGGTCCGGGTGGACGTCAGCGACGACGACGGCGTGTCATGGCGGCCCGCGCACCTGCACGGCGACAGCAGCCCGCGCGGGTGGGTCAGGTGGACCTTCCGCTGGACGCCGCTCGGCGCGGGCGCGGCGGGGCTGCTGGCCCGGGCGGTGGACGAGACGGGCGCCGGGCAGCCGGAGCGGGCCACGTCCAACCGGCTCGGATACGCGTTCGACGCGGTGGTGCGCCACCCGGTCGTCGTGACCTGA